One Gloeobacter morelensis MG652769 DNA window includes the following coding sequences:
- a CDS encoding potassium channel protein, with translation MSGRADDNRHYHDDPPVLDRFLVCGLGSFGQQCAAAFQDFGVRVVAIDRAAPGSWEVPGLPEAFEALVVGDCLQPTVLEKAGIHRCRSVLLVTSDEKVNIEAAFAARRLNPRVRLVLRSGKQNLNALLAERLGNFAAFEANQLPAPAFALAAMDDGTAGLFSLDGQLLRVVRRPYRPAEPYWAGYRYVHQLNSRLRRVLDYGSTPNFYDWDPQAMLEAEKMVTCVEVAEAEGLDFRSMAAARRLEVTFGVVVRKLKTAAEKLWRSERRQAARVALVSVLTVLVLLALGSGLFWLADPAIGPENSFYTTAILLLGGYGDLFGEIQPKEVFPWWLRLFSLLLTLAGAAFVGVLYALITQSLLVSRFQFASRRPAAPRRDHIVVIGLGAIGRRIARYLLELGQPVVGVDGDGLDAADLPQLPVVVGEPMAVLAELGLESARSVVVATEDELVNLEVGLMAQEHNPGAGLVLGTSDPRFSANLSELLPGAKILNAYNLAAEAFVGAAFGEKVLDLFRLGEQTVLVTEYRIETGDTLAGQILSRITFGYDVVALLHQKPAQPAELMPPFDARLDPGDRLVVLASLEALRRIEQGDPHPATWCVSANPPRAEDIRREATYMLVRICGCSIPEATHWLEVLPGPLPCPLYRHQAHRLARELERVGMHARVLSDPGVSNTGIIPE, from the coding sequence ATGAGTGGACGGGCGGACGACAATCGCCACTATCACGACGATCCCCCCGTGTTGGATCGGTTTTTGGTTTGCGGCCTGGGCAGCTTTGGGCAGCAGTGCGCGGCGGCCTTCCAAGATTTTGGCGTGCGGGTCGTGGCTATCGATCGTGCCGCGCCGGGATCTTGGGAAGTGCCCGGATTGCCGGAGGCTTTCGAAGCACTGGTCGTAGGTGATTGTCTGCAGCCGACGGTGCTTGAGAAGGCCGGCATCCACCGCTGCCGCAGCGTGCTGTTGGTGACCAGCGACGAGAAAGTCAACATTGAAGCAGCTTTCGCAGCCCGCAGGCTCAACCCCCGCGTACGCCTGGTACTGCGCTCGGGTAAGCAAAACCTCAACGCGCTATTGGCGGAGCGTCTGGGTAATTTTGCCGCCTTCGAAGCCAACCAGTTGCCGGCACCGGCCTTTGCCCTCGCGGCAATGGACGACGGCACGGCGGGACTATTCTCCCTTGACGGCCAGCTGTTGCGGGTGGTGCGCCGTCCCTACCGGCCCGCCGAGCCGTACTGGGCCGGATACCGCTATGTCCATCAGCTCAACAGCCGCCTGCGGCGGGTCCTCGATTATGGGTCAACTCCCAACTTTTACGACTGGGATCCGCAGGCAATGCTCGAAGCCGAAAAAATGGTCACCTGCGTCGAGGTGGCGGAGGCGGAAGGCCTGGATTTTCGCTCGATGGCCGCGGCGAGGCGCCTGGAAGTGACGTTCGGTGTGGTGGTCCGCAAGCTCAAAACTGCCGCCGAGAAACTGTGGCGCTCGGAGCGGCGGCAGGCCGCCAGAGTCGCGTTGGTCAGCGTCCTGACGGTCCTGGTACTGCTCGCTTTGGGATCGGGGCTTTTCTGGCTGGCAGACCCGGCGATTGGCCCCGAAAACAGCTTCTACACCACAGCCATCCTGCTGTTGGGCGGCTACGGCGATCTGTTTGGTGAAATTCAACCCAAAGAAGTATTTCCCTGGTGGCTGCGCCTCTTTAGCCTCCTGCTCACCCTGGCCGGGGCCGCCTTTGTGGGGGTGCTCTACGCGCTGATTACCCAGAGCTTGTTGGTCTCGCGCTTTCAATTTGCCTCCCGCCGCCCCGCCGCTCCCCGGCGCGATCACATCGTCGTCATCGGCCTGGGGGCCATCGGCCGCCGCATCGCCCGCTATCTGCTCGAATTGGGACAACCCGTGGTCGGTGTGGACGGCGATGGCCTCGATGCCGCGGACCTGCCCCAGCTGCCGGTGGTGGTGGGCGAGCCGATGGCGGTGCTGGCTGAATTGGGCCTGGAGAGCGCCCGCAGCGTTGTAGTCGCCACCGAAGACGAACTGGTCAATCTCGAAGTGGGACTGATGGCCCAGGAGCACAACCCGGGGGCGGGGCTGGTGCTGGGCACCTCCGACCCACGCTTCAGCGCCAACCTCAGCGAACTGTTGCCGGGAGCAAAGATCCTAAATGCTTACAATCTTGCCGCCGAGGCATTCGTAGGTGCGGCCTTCGGCGAAAAGGTGCTCGATTTATTCCGGTTGGGCGAGCAGACGGTGCTGGTGACCGAATACCGCATCGAAACAGGTGACACACTGGCGGGCCAGATCCTTTCGCGGATTACCTTCGGCTACGACGTTGTGGCGCTGTTGCACCAGAAACCGGCGCAACCGGCGGAATTGATGCCGCCTTTTGACGCCCGCCTCGACCCGGGCGACCGGCTGGTGGTCCTTGCCAGCCTCGAAGCCCTCAGGCGCATCGAACAGGGCGATCCCCACCCGGCCACCTGGTGTGTCTCGGCAAACCCACCTCGCGCCGAGGACATCCGGCGCGAGGCGACCTACATGCTGGTGCGCATCTGCGGCTGCAGCATCCCGGAGGCCACCCACTGGCTGGAGGTGCTTCCGGGTCCGTTACCCTGCCCCCTTTACCGCCACCAGGCCCACCGCCTGGCGCGCGAATTGGAGCGCGTCGGTATGCATGCCCGTGTTCTGAGCGACCCTGGCGTGTCCAACACCGGCATCATTCCTGAATAA
- a CDS encoding TerC family protein — MDSLWIWIGFNAFVLAMLALDLGVFHRKSHAVSFKEALTWSGVWVALAMVFNVGLYYWMGPEPALEFFTGYLIEKSLSVDNIFVFVLIFSAFSVPAIYQHRVLFWGVLGALVMRGILIFVGAALLKEFHWIIYIFGAFLVFTGIKMAFPEKEEKDITQNPLLKWVRRLIPVTDNYVEDRFFIRRAGQWVATPLFLVLLLVETTDLIFAVDSIPAIFAVTTDPFIVYTSNVFAILGLRSLYFVLAGVVGKFHYLKLALSVILTFVGTKMLLIDIFKIPIAVSLLVIVSVLAVAVVASIVRARLLDKERERQERELALPRRE, encoded by the coding sequence GTGGATTCTTTGTGGATCTGGATTGGTTTCAACGCTTTTGTGCTGGCGATGCTCGCCCTCGACTTGGGGGTGTTTCACCGCAAATCCCACGCGGTTTCTTTTAAGGAGGCTCTCACCTGGAGCGGCGTCTGGGTCGCTCTGGCGATGGTCTTCAACGTCGGTCTTTATTACTGGATGGGACCGGAGCCGGCGCTCGAATTCTTTACCGGGTACCTCATCGAAAAGTCGCTGAGCGTCGACAATATCTTTGTGTTCGTGCTCATCTTTTCGGCCTTCAGCGTACCGGCCATCTATCAGCATCGGGTGCTCTTTTGGGGGGTGCTGGGGGCGCTGGTGATGCGCGGCATCTTGATTTTTGTTGGGGCGGCGCTGCTGAAGGAGTTTCACTGGATCATCTACATCTTTGGGGCGTTTTTGGTGTTCACCGGCATCAAGATGGCCTTTCCTGAAAAAGAAGAAAAGGACATCACCCAGAATCCTTTGCTCAAGTGGGTGCGCCGTCTGATCCCGGTCACCGACAACTACGTCGAAGATCGCTTTTTTATTCGTAGAGCGGGCCAGTGGGTGGCCACTCCGCTGTTTCTGGTGCTGCTGCTGGTGGAGACTACCGATCTTATCTTCGCGGTCGACTCGATCCCGGCCATCTTTGCAGTCACAACCGATCCGTTTATCGTCTACACCTCGAACGTGTTCGCCATCCTCGGTCTGCGCTCGCTGTACTTCGTGCTGGCCGGTGTGGTGGGCAAGTTCCACTACTTGAAGCTGGCGCTGTCGGTCATTCTGACTTTTGTCGGCACCAAGATGCTGCTCATCGACATCTTCAAAATCCCGATCGCCGTCTCGCTGTTGGTGATCGTGAGCGTGCTGGCTGTTGCGGTTGTCGCTTCGATCGTGCGCGCCCGCCTGCTCGACAAGGAGCGCGAGCGGCAGGAGCGCGAACTGGCGCTTCCCCGGCGCGAGTAG
- a CDS encoding (2Fe-2S) ferredoxin domain-containing protein, translating to MLPAPVQIFACQNRTCRRDGSSTVLAELQSELARCGLSARVELQATGCLSQCGNGPMLLVVQTATGQQIWYDRVRPEEIPLVVRRHLIEGKPVTDMLYRAKHPKRSFPEWSPLPPPWHTSP from the coding sequence ATGTTGCCTGCTCCCGTCCAGATATTTGCCTGCCAGAATCGCACCTGCCGTCGCGACGGCAGTTCCACCGTGCTCGCCGAACTCCAGAGCGAACTGGCCCGCTGCGGGTTGAGCGCCCGGGTGGAGTTGCAGGCCACCGGATGCCTCAGCCAGTGCGGCAACGGTCCGATGCTGCTGGTGGTACAGACCGCCACCGGCCAGCAGATCTGGTACGACCGGGTGCGGCCTGAGGAAATACCGCTGGTTGTCCGCCGGCACCTCATCGAGGGCAAGCCGGTCACCGACATGCTCTACCGTGCCAAGCATCCCAAGCGTTCCTTCCCGGAGTGGTCGCCCCTGCCGCCTCCCTGGCATACTTCCCCTTGA